In Agromyces archimandritae, one genomic interval encodes:
- a CDS encoding sodium-dependent transporter, protein MSSASTSQPPREQFTGQLGFILSAIGSAVGLGNIWRFPGVAYENGGGAFLLPYIIALLTAGIPILFLDYAIGHRFRGGPPMALRRIRRWLEGLGWFQVMICLVIAIYYAVIIGWALSFFVYSFDLRWGADTAAFFTGEYLRLSDTAAGEPWFTLDFVPAVLIPLAIVWIATIAVLAAGVAKGIEKANIVFLPILVIAFGILVVRSLFLDGAVDGLNALFTPDWGALGDPNVWIAAYSQIFFSLSVAFGIMITYSSYRARRANLTSPGLVVAFSNSGFELLAGIGVFSALGFLAHEQGVGVAELEGITGPILSFVTFPAVVSQMPAGQIFGALFFLSLAVAGFTSLISILQVVMASFQEKFGLTRLQAVFWIGGVAAVLSIAGFATTTGLIALDTIDNWANNIGIVASAVVMTILLVWVLRKGPELRAHLNAVSTFQVGRWWYVCVGVVVPAILGYMLVSRVVDLIVNGYEGYDAGYLLIAGWGTIVVLLAGALLLSAMRWRRDPDRFTAWPPYPPAVPEGKEATR, encoded by the coding sequence ATGAGCAGTGCGTCCACGTCCCAGCCGCCGAGGGAGCAGTTCACCGGCCAGCTCGGATTCATCCTGTCGGCGATCGGCTCGGCCGTCGGCCTCGGCAACATCTGGCGCTTCCCCGGCGTCGCCTACGAGAACGGCGGCGGCGCCTTCCTGCTGCCGTACATCATCGCGCTGCTGACCGCCGGCATCCCGATCCTCTTCCTCGACTACGCGATCGGCCACCGCTTCCGCGGCGGACCGCCCATGGCCCTCCGCCGCATCCGCCGCTGGCTCGAGGGCCTCGGCTGGTTCCAGGTGATGATCTGCCTGGTCATCGCGATCTACTACGCGGTCATCATCGGCTGGGCGCTGAGCTTCTTCGTCTACTCCTTCGACCTGCGCTGGGGCGCCGACACGGCCGCCTTCTTCACGGGGGAGTACCTGCGCCTGTCCGACACCGCCGCCGGCGAGCCGTGGTTCACGCTCGACTTCGTGCCGGCCGTGCTCATCCCGCTCGCGATCGTCTGGATCGCCACGATCGCCGTCCTCGCCGCCGGCGTCGCCAAGGGCATCGAGAAGGCGAACATCGTCTTCCTGCCGATCCTCGTCATCGCCTTCGGCATCCTCGTCGTCCGCTCCCTCTTCCTCGACGGCGCCGTCGACGGGCTGAACGCGCTCTTCACGCCCGACTGGGGCGCCCTCGGCGACCCGAACGTGTGGATCGCCGCCTACTCGCAGATCTTCTTCTCGCTTTCGGTGGCCTTCGGCATCATGATCACCTACTCCTCCTACCGGGCGCGGCGGGCGAACCTCACCTCGCCCGGCCTCGTCGTGGCGTTCTCGAACTCCGGCTTCGAACTGCTGGCCGGCATCGGCGTGTTCTCCGCCCTCGGCTTCCTCGCCCACGAGCAGGGCGTCGGCGTCGCCGAGCTCGAGGGCATCACCGGGCCGATCCTGTCGTTCGTGACCTTCCCGGCGGTCGTCTCGCAGATGCCGGCCGGCCAGATCTTCGGCGCGCTCTTCTTCCTCTCGCTCGCCGTGGCCGGCTTCACCTCGCTCATCTCGATCCTGCAGGTGGTGATGGCCTCCTTCCAGGAGAAGTTCGGCCTCACGCGCCTCCAGGCCGTGTTCTGGATCGGCGGAGTCGCCGCGGTGCTCTCGATCGCCGGCTTCGCGACGACGACGGGCCTCATCGCCCTCGACACGATCGACAACTGGGCGAACAACATCGGCATCGTCGCCTCGGCGGTGGTCATGACGATCCTGCTCGTCTGGGTGCTGCGGAAGGGCCCCGAGCTGCGCGCCCACCTGAACGCCGTCTCGACGTTCCAGGTCGGCCGCTGGTGGTACGTGTGCGTCGGCGTCGTCGTGCCGGCGATCCTCGGCTACATGCTCGTCTCGCGGGTGGTGGATCTCATCGTGAACGGCTATGAGGGATACGACGCGGGATACCTGCTCATCGCCGGATGGGGCACGATCGTCGTGCTGCTCGCCGGGGCGCTCCTGCTCTCGGCCATGCGCTGGCGGCGGGATCCGGATCGCTTCACCGCATGGCCGCCGTACCCGCCGGCCGTGCCGGAGGGGAAGGAGGCGACGCGATGA
- a CDS encoding methionine/alanine import family NSS transporter small subunit: MNAAAIALMVFALLVVWGGMIASMIALGRRPGRKDYPPGGTDDHREDDAIPERDT; this comes from the coding sequence ATGAACGCTGCGGCCATCGCCCTCATGGTGTTCGCGCTCCTCGTCGTGTGGGGCGGCATGATCGCGAGCATGATCGCGCTCGGCCGCCGCCCCGGACGGAAAGACTACCCGCCCGGCGGCACCGACGACCACCGCGAGGACGACGCCATCCCCGAACGCGACACTTGA
- the rplJ gene encoding 50S ribosomal protein L10, with translation MANKEASVAELTTLFESSTAVLLTEYRGLTVAQLKELRKSISGDASYAVVKNTLTKIAANKAGITAFDDDLKGPSAIAFVHGDPVAVAKGLRDFAKANPLLVVKGGFFDGKPLTAEEVGKLADLESREVLLAKLAGAFKASLFGAAYLFNAPLSKAVRTVDALREKQESAA, from the coding sequence ATGGCGAACAAGGAAGCCTCGGTTGCCGAACTCACGACGCTGTTCGAGAGCTCGACCGCCGTTCTGCTGACCGAATACCGCGGCCTCACTGTTGCCCAGCTCAAGGAGCTGCGCAAGTCCATCAGTGGGGACGCGAGCTACGCCGTGGTGAAGAACACGCTGACCAAGATCGCGGCCAACAAGGCCGGGATCACCGCGTTCGACGACGACCTCAAGGGCCCGTCGGCGATCGCGTTCGTGCACGGCGACCCCGTCGCCGTCGCGAAGGGCCTGCGCGACTTCGCCAAGGCGAACCCTCTCCTCGTGGTCAAGGGCGGCTTCTTCGACGGCAAGCCCCTGACCGCTGAAGAGGTAGGCAAGCTCGCCGACCTCGAGTCCCGCGAAGTGCTCCTGGCGAAGCTCGCCGGCGCCTTCAAGGCCTCGCTGTTCGGAGCCGCATATCTGTTCAACGCACCGCTCTCGAAGGCCGTCCGCACGGTCGACGCGCTGCGTGAGAAGCAGGAGTCCGCGGCGTAG
- the rplL gene encoding 50S ribosomal protein L7/L12, with protein MAKLSTEELLEQFKGLTLIELSEFVKAFEETFEVTAAAPVAVAAAGAPAAGGDAPAEEEKDSFDVILEAAGDKKIQVIKVVRELTSLGLGEAKAVVDGAPKAVIEGANKETADKAKEALEGAGATVTLK; from the coding sequence ATGGCAAAGCTGTCCACTGAGGAGCTGCTCGAGCAGTTCAAGGGCCTGACCCTCATCGAGCTCTCGGAGTTCGTCAAGGCGTTCGAGGAGACCTTCGAGGTCACCGCCGCCGCCCCCGTCGCGGTTGCCGCCGCGGGTGCCCCGGCCGCCGGCGGCGACGCCCCGGCCGAGGAGGAGAAGGACTCGTTCGACGTCATCCTCGAGGCCGCCGGCGACAAGAAGATCCAGGTCATCAAGGTCGTCCGCGAGCTCACCTCGCTCGGCCTCGGCGAGGCCAAGGCCGTCGTCGACGGTGCTCCCAAGGCCGTCATCGAAGGCGCCAACAAGGAGACCGCCGACAAGGCGAAGGAAGCCCTCGAGGGCGCCGGCGCCACCGTCACCCTCAAGTGA
- a CDS encoding Gfo/Idh/MocA family protein produces MSAGLPRIGVAGIHGHGANHVRAARSLESAGRARLAAVADPLAGATPVPGAARFADAAEMIERAELDIVVLSTPIHTHLPLALTALARGRHVLLEKPPTATLADFERLTAAAEAAGRSVQTGFQSLGSQAIGAVRELIAGGAIGTVTRYGALGTWLRTEAYWARSAWAGRRSLGGVPVVDGAVTNPLAHAIATAFAIAGARTVDDVSGVRLDLYRANAIEADDTSSLVVGLAGRAPLTAALSLTAPRRSEPYIVVHGEAGRIVLWYTLDTVQFDGPGTAPVTSVHPRTGLLDNLVDHVSNGAALVAPLEDAGAFMRVLEAVRTGTDPRPIAAPYARRIDSPDGPHLVVDGIEHWSRRAVAEGRTFAELGAPWAVAEPR; encoded by the coding sequence ATGAGCGCCGGACTCCCCCGCATCGGCGTCGCCGGCATCCACGGGCACGGCGCGAACCATGTGCGTGCCGCCCGCTCCCTCGAATCGGCCGGGCGCGCCCGGCTCGCGGCGGTCGCCGACCCGCTGGCGGGTGCGACCCCCGTACCGGGCGCGGCACGCTTCGCGGACGCCGCCGAGATGATCGAGCGCGCCGAGCTCGACATCGTGGTGCTCTCCACGCCGATCCACACCCATCTGCCGCTCGCGCTCACCGCCCTCGCCCGCGGCCGGCACGTGCTGCTCGAGAAACCGCCGACGGCGACCCTCGCCGATTTCGAACGGCTCACCGCCGCCGCCGAAGCCGCCGGGCGTTCGGTGCAGACCGGGTTCCAGAGCCTCGGTTCGCAGGCGATCGGCGCCGTCCGCGAGCTCATCGCCGGCGGGGCGATCGGCACCGTCACGCGCTACGGGGCGCTCGGCACCTGGCTTCGCACGGAGGCGTACTGGGCCCGCTCGGCCTGGGCGGGGCGCCGGAGCCTCGGCGGGGTGCCGGTCGTGGACGGCGCCGTGACGAACCCGCTCGCGCACGCGATCGCCACCGCCTTCGCGATCGCGGGCGCGCGCACCGTCGACGACGTCTCCGGAGTGCGGCTCGACCTGTACCGGGCCAATGCGATCGAGGCCGACGACACCTCGTCCCTCGTCGTCGGGCTGGCCGGCCGCGCACCGCTCACTGCCGCGCTCAGCCTCACCGCCCCTCGCCGCAGCGAGCCGTACATCGTCGTGCACGGCGAGGCCGGGCGCATCGTGCTCTGGTACACGCTGGACACGGTGCAGTTCGATGGCCCCGGTACCGCGCCCGTGACGAGCGTGCACCCGCGTACGGGGCTGCTCGACAACCTCGTCGACCATGTGTCGAACGGTGCGGCGCTCGTCGCCCCGCTCGAGGATGCGGGCGCGTTCATGCGCGTGCTCGAGGCCGTGCGGACGGGGACGGATCCGCGCCCGATCGCGGCCCCGTACGCCAGGCGCATCGACTCGCCCGACGGCCCCCATCTCGTCGTCGACGGCATCGAGCACTGGAGCCGCCGCGCCGTCGCCGAGGGCCGCACCTTCGCCGAGCTCGGGGCTCCGTGGGCCGTGGCCGAGCCGAGGTAG
- a CDS encoding DUF6807 family protein, with amino-acid sequence MPDATRRHVTIAQVAARAGVSQASVSRVLNRNQRVDPAIAARVRAAIDELGYAPSQTARSLARGRSNTVALVVPDLENPVFQGVLGGLSREAARDGTRVLVADTAERVEDEEAVATEARFRCDALVIVSPRMPAERLDALIARTRPAVVVNRPVAADPAAELSVDFEHAARTLGEHLLGLGHRRIVFLAGPPHAHADGLRRRGFAALTAAHPGAHVHEVDAGSQLEDGFRAAEAVLASGATAVACFNDLVALGLIARLRELGIDVPGELSVAGFDDIPLARFAAPSLTTVSVPHVELGVLAWRRLRDAIAGEPAAHPLSLRTVLRARASTGPAPAGDGWIAPRHPALRIGGRTLARYADGAAVPDESSPRPYLHPITTSAGTPLTAIAPGDHPHHFGLGLAIADVNGTSTWGGRSFVAGTGSVMLDNHGRQRRDGLELDGDGLSERLTWVDAGGAPLVDERRTVRGRAWQGPGGPGWMLGWRSRLTAAHGPLTFGSPATNGRPGAGYGGVFWRFPAVDAALVVTADGTGEAVAHGSRSPWLAVVDAARGASVLLAQPGVPRPWFVRVAEYLGVGPALAWDETVRVPAGGSVELGLDALMLDEAVTDPERLAGLAAELAARRAASWEPAA; translated from the coding sequence GTGCCAGACGCCACCCGGCGACACGTCACCATCGCGCAGGTCGCCGCCCGAGCCGGCGTCTCGCAGGCATCCGTCTCACGCGTGCTGAACCGCAATCAGCGGGTCGATCCCGCGATCGCCGCACGCGTGCGCGCCGCGATCGACGAGCTCGGCTACGCTCCGAGTCAGACCGCCCGCAGCCTCGCACGCGGCCGCAGCAACACCGTCGCCCTCGTGGTGCCCGACCTCGAGAACCCCGTGTTCCAGGGCGTGCTCGGCGGGCTCAGCCGCGAGGCCGCACGCGACGGCACCCGCGTGCTCGTCGCCGACACCGCCGAACGCGTCGAGGACGAAGAGGCCGTCGCGACCGAGGCGAGGTTCCGCTGCGACGCCCTCGTCATCGTCTCACCGCGCATGCCAGCCGAACGCCTCGATGCGCTCATCGCCCGCACCCGTCCCGCGGTCGTCGTGAACCGTCCCGTCGCAGCCGATCCGGCCGCCGAGCTCTCCGTCGACTTCGAGCACGCGGCCCGCACGCTCGGCGAGCACCTGCTGGGGCTCGGGCACCGCCGCATCGTCTTCCTCGCCGGCCCCCCGCATGCGCACGCCGACGGCCTCCGCCGCCGGGGCTTCGCGGCGCTGACCGCGGCGCATCCGGGCGCCCACGTGCACGAGGTCGACGCCGGCTCGCAGCTGGAAGACGGCTTCCGCGCCGCCGAGGCGGTGCTCGCCTCGGGCGCGACGGCCGTCGCCTGCTTCAACGACCTCGTCGCCCTCGGCCTCATCGCACGCCTGCGGGAGCTCGGCATCGACGTGCCCGGCGAACTCTCGGTGGCCGGCTTCGACGACATCCCGCTCGCCCGCTTCGCCGCACCGTCGCTCACGACGGTGTCGGTTCCGCACGTCGAACTCGGCGTGCTGGCATGGCGGCGGCTGCGCGACGCGATCGCCGGGGAGCCGGCGGCGCATCCCCTCTCGCTCCGCACGGTGCTGCGGGCGCGTGCGAGCACGGGCCCGGCACCGGCCGGCGACGGGTGGATCGCGCCCCGGCATCCGGCCCTCCGCATCGGCGGGCGCACGCTCGCCCGCTACGCGGACGGCGCCGCGGTGCCCGACGAGTCCTCGCCGCGGCCCTACCTGCACCCGATCACCACGTCGGCGGGCACTCCGCTCACGGCGATCGCACCGGGCGACCATCCGCATCATTTCGGGCTCGGGCTCGCGATCGCCGACGTGAACGGCACCTCGACCTGGGGCGGGCGCAGCTTCGTGGCCGGCACCGGTTCGGTCATGCTCGACAACCACGGCCGGCAACGGCGCGACGGCCTCGAGCTCGACGGCGACGGGCTCTCCGAACGGCTGACGTGGGTGGATGCCGGCGGCGCACCGCTCGTCGACGAGCGGCGCACGGTGCGCGGCCGCGCTTGGCAGGGCCCAGGCGGGCCGGGTTGGATGCTCGGCTGGCGCAGCCGCCTGACGGCGGCCCACGGCCCGCTGACGTTCGGCTCGCCGGCGACGAACGGCCGGCCCGGCGCCGGGTACGGGGGCGTGTTCTGGCGCTTCCCCGCGGTGGATGCGGCGCTCGTCGTGACCGCCGACGGCACCGGCGAGGCCGTCGCGCACGGTTCCCGCTCGCCATGGCTTGCGGTGGTGGATGCCGCGCGCGGAGCGAGCGTGCTGCTCGCCCAGCCGGGCGTGCCGCGCCCCTGGTTCGTGCGCGTCGCCGAGTATCTCGGCGTGGGCCCGGCGCTCGCCTGGGACGAGACGGTGCGGGTGCCGGCAGGCGGCTCGGTCGAGCTCGGCCTCGACGCCCTGATGCTCGACGAGGCCGTCACCGACCCGGAGCGGCTGGCCGGGCTCGCCGCCGAACTGGCCGCGCGGCGCGCCGCCTCCTGGGAGCCGGCCGCATGA
- a CDS encoding ABC transporter substrate-binding protein produces MRSNSRRRLGIVAGVGAAALALTACAGNGAGEQSLELGDEEVTLSFTWWGNDTRHAMTEEVIAAFEKEHPNITIEPQYTDWSGYWDKLSTSVAAGDIPDIIQMDEKQLTTYASNGVLMDLTTLAEALPTDDIPEAVLGTGMLDGALYGVPVGINSYTIMANLDLLEQYGVEAPDDASWTWDDLRAASEQISKASGGTVVGTQSWGFEDGGLNNWLRQHGGSLYSTDGKVAATEDDLAGWWRFLLESTESGAMPDPAATVEREAGGLAESFTATNESAFGPWWSNQVQALREASGQNLVALHVPAIEGAEDGWQYYKPSMFWSASAKTEHPAEVAAFLDFLGNSEEAADILLAERGVPANETIRAYLTPKLDEANQSVVAYLDDLAPEIGDAPPATPPGGGEIETIVEQHTQKVLFGELSPEDAAKSFIAELQQALDDAAF; encoded by the coding sequence ATGCGAAGCAACAGCAGGCGCCGGCTCGGCATCGTCGCCGGCGTCGGGGCGGCAGCCCTCGCCCTCACGGCCTGCGCCGGCAACGGCGCCGGCGAGCAGTCGCTCGAACTCGGCGACGAGGAGGTGACGCTCTCGTTCACCTGGTGGGGCAACGACACCCGCCACGCCATGACGGAGGAGGTCATCGCCGCCTTCGAGAAGGAGCACCCGAACATCACCATCGAGCCTCAGTACACGGACTGGTCGGGCTATTGGGACAAGCTCTCGACCTCGGTGGCCGCCGGCGACATCCCCGACATCATCCAGATGGATGAGAAGCAGCTGACCACCTACGCCTCCAACGGCGTGCTCATGGATCTCACCACCCTGGCCGAAGCCCTGCCGACCGACGACATCCCCGAGGCCGTCCTCGGCACCGGCATGCTCGACGGCGCCCTCTACGGCGTGCCCGTCGGCATCAACTCGTACACGATCATGGCGAACCTCGACCTGCTCGAGCAGTACGGCGTCGAAGCGCCCGACGACGCGAGCTGGACCTGGGACGACCTGCGCGCGGCCTCCGAGCAGATCTCGAAGGCCTCCGGCGGCACCGTCGTCGGCACCCAGTCCTGGGGCTTCGAAGACGGAGGCCTCAACAACTGGCTGCGCCAGCACGGCGGCTCGCTCTACTCGACCGACGGCAAGGTCGCCGCCACCGAGGACGACCTGGCCGGCTGGTGGCGGTTCCTGCTCGAGTCGACGGAATCGGGCGCGATGCCCGACCCGGCTGCGACGGTCGAACGCGAGGCCGGCGGGCTGGCCGAGTCGTTCACGGCGACCAACGAGTCGGCATTCGGGCCCTGGTGGTCGAACCAGGTCCAGGCTCTCCGCGAAGCGAGCGGGCAGAACCTCGTCGCCCTGCACGTGCCCGCGATCGAGGGCGCCGAAGACGGCTGGCAGTACTACAAGCCGTCGATGTTCTGGTCGGCCTCGGCCAAGACCGAGCACCCCGCCGAGGTGGCGGCGTTCCTCGACTTCCTCGGCAACAGCGAGGAGGCCGCCGACATCCTGCTCGCCGAGCGCGGCGTGCCGGCCAACGAGACCATCCGCGCCTACCTGACGCCGAAGCTCGACGAGGCCAACCAGTCCGTCGTCGCCTACCTCGACGACCTCGCCCCCGAGATCGGCGACGCCCCGCCGGCGACGCCGCCGGGCGGCGGCGAGATCGAGACCATCGTCGAGCAGCACACCCAGAAGGTGCTCTTCGGCGAGCTGAGCCCCGAGGATGCGGCGAAGAGCTTCATCGCCGAGCTGCAGCAGGCCCTCGACGACGCCGCGTTCTGA
- a CDS encoding carbohydrate ABC transporter permease, with protein MTKTDPAAPANTARPASAPPAGPHDAAVDAVAQRPPRRHPLRTPVTSLIRHAILIAAAVLMLYPVIWMVASSLRPNEIIFREQGIILDSFEISNYTEGWEALSYPFNVYLVNSGLVVLGSIIGNLVSCSLAAYAFARLEFTGKRIWFAIMLVSIMLPIHVIIVPQYVMFSQLGWVNTFLPLIVPKLLATDAFFVFLMVQFIRGIPRELDEAARIDGAGHPRIFLQIILPLMVPALATTTIFTFIWTWNDFFSQLIYLTKPGLYTVPLALNAFQDAQSATDYGEMFAMSVVSLIPIFLVFLFGQRFLIKGIATTGIK; from the coding sequence ATGACCAAGACTGACCCCGCCGCCCCCGCGAACACCGCCCGGCCGGCATCCGCTCCGCCCGCAGGGCCCCACGACGCCGCGGTGGATGCCGTGGCGCAACGGCCCCCGCGCCGGCATCCGCTCCGCACGCCCGTGACGAGCCTCATCCGGCACGCGATCCTCATCGCCGCCGCGGTGCTCATGCTCTACCCGGTGATCTGGATGGTCGCAAGCTCCCTCCGGCCGAACGAGATCATCTTCCGCGAGCAGGGCATCATCCTCGACAGTTTCGAGATCTCGAACTACACCGAGGGGTGGGAGGCGCTCAGCTACCCGTTCAACGTGTACCTCGTGAACTCGGGCCTCGTCGTGCTCGGCTCGATCATCGGCAACCTCGTCTCATGCTCGCTGGCCGCCTACGCCTTCGCGAGGCTCGAGTTCACCGGCAAGCGCATCTGGTTCGCGATCATGCTCGTCAGCATCATGCTGCCGATCCACGTCATCATCGTGCCGCAGTACGTCATGTTCAGCCAGCTCGGCTGGGTGAACACCTTCCTGCCGCTCATCGTGCCGAAACTGCTGGCCACCGACGCCTTCTTCGTGTTCCTCATGGTGCAGTTCATCCGCGGCATCCCGCGCGAACTCGACGAGGCCGCCCGCATCGACGGAGCCGGGCATCCGCGCATCTTCCTGCAGATCATCCTGCCGCTCATGGTGCCGGCCCTGGCCACGACGACGATCTTCACCTTCATCTGGACCTGGAACGACTTCTTCAGCCAGCTCATCTACCTCACCAAACCCGGCCTGTACACGGTGCCGCTGGCCCTGAACGCCTTCCAGGACGCGCAGAGCGCCACCGACTACGGCGAGATGTTCGCGATGAGCGTCGTCTCGCTCATCCCGATCTTCCTCGTCTTCCTCTTCGGCCAGCGGTTCCTCATCAAGGGCATCGCGACGACGGGGATCAAGTGA
- a CDS encoding carbohydrate ABC transporter permease, translating into MSALGELRALKGKPPGRQRKQNRAAFLFLAPWFLGLALITLGPMAASFALSFTRYNLLSPPRFTGIDNFARMFEDERLMKSLAVTFQYVFISVPLQLALALLLAVVLDRGLRGLSFYRSAFYLPSLLGASVAIAMLWRQIFGVDGLVNAVLGWFGIEGQGWISSPDTALGTLMVLNVWTFGSPMVIFLAGLRQIPAMYYEAAAVDGANRRQQFWRITMPMLTPIIFFNLILQIIGAFQSFTQAYIVSGGSGGPVDSTLFYTLYLYQRGFANLDMGYASAMAWLLLVIIAAFTAVNFWASRFWVFYDDQD; encoded by the coding sequence ATGAGCGCCCTCGGCGAGCTCCGCGCGCTCAAGGGCAAGCCGCCGGGCCGCCAGCGCAAGCAGAACCGTGCCGCCTTCCTCTTCCTCGCGCCCTGGTTCCTCGGCCTCGCACTCATCACCCTCGGCCCCATGGCGGCCTCCTTCGCGCTCTCGTTCACGCGATACAACCTGCTGAGCCCGCCGCGCTTCACCGGCATCGACAACTTCGCGCGCATGTTCGAAGACGAGCGGCTGATGAAATCCCTGGCCGTCACCTTCCAGTACGTCTTCATCTCGGTGCCGCTGCAGCTGGCCCTCGCGCTCCTGCTCGCCGTCGTGCTCGACCGGGGCCTGCGCGGGCTCTCCTTCTACCGATCCGCGTTCTACCTGCCGAGCCTGCTCGGTGCGAGCGTGGCCATCGCGATGCTCTGGCGGCAGATCTTCGGCGTCGACGGGCTCGTGAACGCCGTGCTCGGCTGGTTCGGCATCGAAGGCCAGGGGTGGATCTCGAGCCCCGACACGGCGCTCGGCACGCTCATGGTGCTGAACGTGTGGACCTTCGGCTCCCCCATGGTCATCTTCCTCGCCGGCCTCCGCCAGATCCCCGCCATGTACTACGAGGCCGCCGCCGTCGACGGTGCGAACCGGCGTCAGCAGTTCTGGCGCATCACGATGCCGATGCTCACGCCGATCATCTTCTTCAACCTCATCCTGCAGATCATCGGCGCCTTCCAGTCGTTCACGCAGGCCTACATCGTCTCGGGCGGCAGCGGCGGCCCGGTCGACTCCACCCTCTTCTACACGCTGTACCTCTACCAGCGCGGCTTCGCGAACCTCGACATGGGCTACGCCTCCGCGATGGCGTGGCTCCTGCTCGTCATCATCGCCGCGTTCACCGCCGTCAACTTCTGGGCCTCGAGATTCTGGGTGTTCTACGATGACCAAGACTGA
- a CDS encoding MarR family winged helix-turn-helix transcriptional regulator yields MPRTDSSQPAEEPAARLHRLLGELVAVNNRLTRLAVSAVGETESPAVWRTLGVLRDLGPMRLGALARASRVSQPTMTKLVHTLDERGWIRRTPDPEDARAWLIAADPKGLAAVAAWRESVATALAPRFAGLAEADLDALDRAVAIVHERAGLGEVSGEGRTPASAAEPASAPESSVSEPEHPQEHPAE; encoded by the coding sequence ATGCCTCGGACCGACTCCTCCCAGCCCGCCGAAGAGCCGGCCGCCAGGCTCCACCGGCTGCTCGGGGAACTCGTCGCCGTCAACAACCGACTCACGCGCCTGGCCGTCTCGGCCGTGGGGGAGACCGAATCGCCCGCCGTCTGGCGCACCCTCGGCGTGCTGCGCGACCTCGGACCCATGCGCCTCGGCGCCCTCGCCCGCGCCAGCCGCGTCAGCCAGCCCACCATGACCAAGCTCGTGCACACCCTCGACGAACGCGGGTGGATCCGCCGCACCCCCGACCCGGAAGACGCCCGCGCCTGGCTCATCGCCGCCGACCCGAAGGGGCTCGCCGCCGTCGCAGCATGGCGCGAGTCCGTCGCCACGGCCCTCGCCCCCCGCTTCGCCGGGCTCGCCGAGGCCGACCTCGACGCCCTCGACCGCGCCGTCGCCATCGTGCACGAACGCGCCGGCCTCGGCGAGGTCTCCGGCGAGGGGCGCACGCCGGCATCCGCCGCGGAACCGGCATCCGCCCCCGAATCGTCCGTATCCGAACCCGAACACCCCCAGGAGCACCCCGCCGAATGA